One Vespa crabro chromosome 1, iyVesCrab1.2, whole genome shotgun sequence genomic region harbors:
- the LOC124430411 gene encoding protein regulator of cytokinesis 1-like: protein MEDSEEWELILQDTTAMVRDNFTKLRSIWTEIGYDKETQSAYTIAARDHIQELFNDMVSELKYKKTLLLEESKQLMQNTTILSKELKETIDASGYEMLPLFYLHQVLRQDMEKLLRIKEQRETYLNELLLKEDEICKRLGVHPIGIESKPLTEEELDNFKLHIDKQEAEKDRVEGEFKNAQNFIVKTMDDLGINPSSYFEEMVCNKPDNFILTPGNMGLLKDLQERLEEELSRAKKEFEDITEELIALWEYLDVPNDFRKGFFNNHPGYRQATMKAINGEITRCKEKARIAKCVNKVRAELVNLWDMCKYGEAQRKKFTAFYSRTYTEDLLTLHELESEKIGKYYETNKMIFDLLEEREKLWTKMKVLEHPSNNPDRLNNRGGQLLAEEKERKVIQRKLPKIEAQLHNLVEEYETRHGESFYVNGLSLEEFLAESWANRDIERETKKNARKVAKDNKCAMKASATKRTPTATSTIQTPLCTSTKRKLAYGSTPNSSAKRRNVATGKVRSATYASKIRRSGKIARRILSENKKRRSNQRKSISLSPNIRTVDMTYGQFQEHLKEREELRSSLLPPDQSAYISKTPNRIHVKPSRKNLYNVNATSNTTSKSLLSTRNSPRSPRMDNTPKLATAPNVLPIIF from the exons ATGGAGGATTCAGAGGAATG GGAATTGATATTGCAAGATACAACTGCGATGGTACGTGATAATTTCACAAAGTTGCGCTCTATATGGACCGAAATAGGATACGATAAAGAAACCCAATCGGCTTATACCATTGCAGCGCGTGATCATATACAG gagTTATTTAATGATATGGTATCAGAGTTGAAGTATAAGAAGACATTGCTGTTGGAAGAGTCGAAGCAGTTGATGCAAAATACAACTATTCTGTCGAAG GAATTGAAAGAAACGATCGATGCGAGCGGATACGAGATGCTACCTTTGTTCTATTTACACCAGGTACTGCGACAGGATATGGAAAAGTTGTTGCGCATTAAAGAACAACGTGAAACGTATTTAAACGAATTATTGCTCAAG GAAGATGAAATTTGCAAACGTCTTGGCGTACACCCAATAGGAATCGAATCTAAACCTTTAACCGAAGAGGAATTGGATAACTTTAAGTTACATATCGATAAACAGGAAGCGGAAAAG GATCGCGTAGAGGGTGAATTTAAAAATGCACAAAATTTCATTGTCAAAACGATGGATGATCTGGGAATTAATCCGTCCTCTTATTTCGAAGAAATGGTGTGTAATAAGCCCGATAACTTTATCCTTACCCCTGGGAACATGGGATTGTTGAAGGACCTTCAAGAACGATTGGAGGAAGAATTAAGTAGGGCGAAGAAGGAATTCGAGGATATAACGGAAGAGCTAATAGCTTTATGGGAATATCTCGATGTACCTAACGATTTTCGCAAAGGATTTTTTAACAATCATCCGGGATACAGGCAAGCTACTATGAAAGCGATTAATGGAGAAATTACGCGTTGTAAGGAAAAGGCACGTATCGCCAAGTGTGTCAATAAAGTTAGAGCCGAATTGGTTAACCTGTGGGACATGTGCAAGTATGGTGAAGCCCAGCGAAAAAAATTCACCGCCTTTTATTCTCGTACCTACACAGAGGATTTATTGACCCTGCACGAGCTCGAGAGCGAAAAAATTGGAAAGTATTATGAAACGAACAAAATGATTTTTGATCTCttggaggagagagagaagctttgGACGAAAATGAAAGTATTGGAACATCCCTCTAATAATCCGGATCGATTGAATAATCGAGGAGGCCAATTGCTTgcggaagagaaagaacggAAAGTGATACAAAGAAAGTTGCCCAAGATCGAGGCCCAGTTACATAACTTGGTAGAAGAATATGAGACGAGGCACGGGGAATCGTTTTACGTTAACGGCCTCTCCTTGGAAGAATTCTTGGCGGAATCTTGGGCAAATCGTGATATCGAAAGGGAAACCAAGAAGAATGCTAGAAAAGTGGCGAAGGACAACAAGTGCGCGATGAAGGCAAGCGCAACGAAACGTACCCCAACTGCTACCTCGACCATTCAAACTCCCTTGTGTACGTcgacaaagagaaaattagCTTACGGCTCGACCCCTAACAGTTCGGCCAAGCGACGGAACGTTGCCACCGGTAAAGTGCGTAGCGCAACCTATGCTTCGAAAATTAGAAGAAGCGGGAag ATTGCCAGGCGAATATTGTCGGAGAATAAGAAACGTAGAAGCAATCAAAGAAAATCCATCTCATTGTCCCCGAATATACGTACCGTTGACATGACCTATGGACAATTCCAAGAACATCtcaaggaaagagaagaattgcGTAGCTCCTTGTTGCCGCCCGATCAATCCGCGTACATTTCAAAAACGCCTAATCGTATCCACGTCAAACCATCAAGGAAGAATTTATATAACGTAAACGCGACGTCCAATACGACGTCGAAATCATTGTTGTCTACTCGAAATTCACCGCGTAGCCCTAGAATGGATAATACTCCGAAACTCGCAACTGCACCGAACGTATTAcctattatattttga